In the genome of Notamacropus eugenii isolate mMacEug1 chromosome 5, mMacEug1.pri_v2, whole genome shotgun sequence, one region contains:
- the MIS18A gene encoding protein Mis18-alpha isoform X1: MRNEDKKNPIPLPPQQGFEAEASPRQLPLFPRRLRPRAPLFPAPGPAFLQARMRSRVFDAPALLLGSARAGSLKAMAESDPLETTFQRSLHIQKLKARDVTEKDVLRCMQKQSKIINGPGTGSDLDARRQEMPCVFLCSRCQRPLGDSMSWEGTDFDGNCIFLNAVSPNVYVDKEQKLSTRKNEYGCMIETLSCNGCSLNIGQIYRCTPRHLDYKRDLFCFDVSSVDGYVLGSAENEAVPETEEPVTLDKQDVMESVLKKLQVIMHGLELRVSLVESVVSGLCSTT; the protein is encoded by the exons ATGCGCAATGAGGACAAGAAGAAtcctattcccctccccccacagcaGGGGTTTGAGGCGGAAGCGAGCCCTAGACAGCTTCCGCTCTTCCCCCGCCGGCTCCGCCCCCGCGCTCCTCTTTTCCCCGCCCCCGGCCCCGCCTTCCTCCAGGCACGCATGCGCTCCCGCGTCTTCGACGCCCCCGCTCTCCTCCTTGGCAGCGCGAGAGCGGGCAGTTTGAAAGCAATGGCAGAATCGGATCCCTTGGAGACTACCTTCCAAAGGTCCTTACACATTCAGAAGCTAAAGGCCCGAGATGTCACGGAGAAGGACGTCCTGCGGTGCATGCAGAAGCAGTCCAAGATCATTAACGGCCCCGGAACTGGCAGTGACCTGGATGCGCGGCGGCAGGAGATGCCGTGCGTCTTCCTGTGCTCTCGCTGCCAGCGGCCCCTGGGGGACTCCATGAGCTGGGAGGGCACGGACTTTGACGGCAACTGCATCTTCCTGAACG CAGTCTCACCTAATGTTTATGTGGATAAGGAACAGAAGCTATCCACTCGAAAAAACGAATATGGCTG CATGATTGAGACTTTGAGTTGTAATGGATGTTCACTGAATATTGGCCAGATATACAGATGTACACCCAGACATCTTGATTATAAGCGAGACTTGTTTTGCTTCGATGTTTCATCAGTTGATGG TTATGTTCTAGGTTCTGCAGAAAATGAAGCTGTGCCTGAGACTGAAGAGCCTGTAACTCTTGATAAGCAAGACGTCATGGAAAGTGTTTTAAAGAAG CTGCAAGTTATCATGCATGGATTGGAGCTAAGAGTGTCCCTGGTTGAATCAGTTGTTTCAGGTCTTTGTTCCACAACATGa
- the MIS18A gene encoding protein Mis18-alpha isoform X2 codes for MRNEDKKNPIPLPPQQGFEAEASPRQLPLFPRRLRPRAPLFPAPGPAFLQARMRSRVFDAPALLLGSARAGSLKAMAESDPLETTFQRSLHIQKLKARDVTEKDVLRCMQKQSKIINGPGTGSDLDARRQEMPCVFLCSRCQRPLGDSMSWEGTDFDGNCIFLNVSPNVYVDKEQKLSTRKNEYGCMIETLSCNGCSLNIGQIYRCTPRHLDYKRDLFCFDVSSVDGYVLGSAENEAVPETEEPVTLDKQDVMESVLKKLQVIMHGLELRVSLVESVVSGLCSTT; via the exons ATGCGCAATGAGGACAAGAAGAAtcctattcccctccccccacagcaGGGGTTTGAGGCGGAAGCGAGCCCTAGACAGCTTCCGCTCTTCCCCCGCCGGCTCCGCCCCCGCGCTCCTCTTTTCCCCGCCCCCGGCCCCGCCTTCCTCCAGGCACGCATGCGCTCCCGCGTCTTCGACGCCCCCGCTCTCCTCCTTGGCAGCGCGAGAGCGGGCAGTTTGAAAGCAATGGCAGAATCGGATCCCTTGGAGACTACCTTCCAAAGGTCCTTACACATTCAGAAGCTAAAGGCCCGAGATGTCACGGAGAAGGACGTCCTGCGGTGCATGCAGAAGCAGTCCAAGATCATTAACGGCCCCGGAACTGGCAGTGACCTGGATGCGCGGCGGCAGGAGATGCCGTGCGTCTTCCTGTGCTCTCGCTGCCAGCGGCCCCTGGGGGACTCCATGAGCTGGGAGGGCACGGACTTTGACGGCAACTGCATCTTCCTGAACG TCTCACCTAATGTTTATGTGGATAAGGAACAGAAGCTATCCACTCGAAAAAACGAATATGGCTG CATGATTGAGACTTTGAGTTGTAATGGATGTTCACTGAATATTGGCCAGATATACAGATGTACACCCAGACATCTTGATTATAAGCGAGACTTGTTTTGCTTCGATGTTTCATCAGTTGATGG TTATGTTCTAGGTTCTGCAGAAAATGAAGCTGTGCCTGAGACTGAAGAGCCTGTAACTCTTGATAAGCAAGACGTCATGGAAAGTGTTTTAAAGAAG CTGCAAGTTATCATGCATGGATTGGAGCTAAGAGTGTCCCTGGTTGAATCAGTTGTTTCAGGTCTTTGTTCCACAACATGa